A genomic window from Levilactobacillus yonginensis includes:
- a CDS encoding peptide ABC transporter substrate-binding protein codes for MKVKSIVKLGTVASLATVLLAACGTSSSSSKAKDQTLHLMETSSLSSMDNAKATDIISGETLNNTGEGLLRFGKNSKTLPGLAKSYSKSKDGLTYTFNLRKSQWSNGEKVTAQDFVYSWQRTIAPKTGSQYAYLYADIKNANAIMKNKKPASALGVKKDGDYKLVVTLEHPVSYFPTLVAQQCFYPVNKKAVDKYGKKFATDAKHNVYNGPFKLTKWSGTSDDWTLTKNPKYWDAKVVKLQHVKYSAVKDPQTALSQYQSGKLDAIFLSGQQPKNYKNDKDFHSRVSSRITYVELNQRKDTMLKNKKARQALSMVINRQQYVNKVMQDGSKAATGIVSSGLAIRNGKDFSKTASVPSATSYNLDKAKTLWKQALKETGRKNYSITLLADDTPAGKSATEYIQSQWAKLDNFKVTNSNIPYKTRLSRSQNGQFEAVVSGWSADFPDPITDLSLFTTGNTYNNGRWSSKAYDKLIDEATTTNANKPSARWQNLVDAQKVMLKDQGIIPVYQTGMPQLMKSKVKGVVYFPVGANWDYSRAYIAK; via the coding sequence ATGAAGGTTAAGTCAATTGTTAAGTTAGGAACGGTGGCGTCGCTCGCGACTGTGTTACTCGCAGCGTGCGGTACTTCCTCAAGCAGTAGTAAGGCTAAGGATCAAACCTTACACCTCATGGAGACGTCATCACTGTCCTCCATGGATAACGCCAAGGCGACGGATATTATTTCTGGTGAAACGCTGAACAACACAGGTGAGGGTCTGTTACGGTTTGGCAAGAACAGCAAGACATTGCCTGGGCTAGCGAAGAGCTATTCCAAATCCAAGGACGGGTTAACTTACACGTTTAACCTGCGGAAGTCGCAATGGAGTAACGGCGAAAAGGTCACTGCGCAAGACTTCGTTTACTCATGGCAGCGGACGATTGCCCCGAAGACGGGTTCACAGTACGCTTACCTGTACGCAGATATCAAGAACGCCAACGCCATCATGAAGAACAAGAAGCCAGCTTCAGCCTTAGGAGTCAAGAAGGATGGCGACTACAAGTTGGTTGTCACACTGGAACACCCAGTTAGTTACTTCCCAACGCTGGTTGCGCAACAATGTTTCTACCCGGTTAACAAGAAAGCCGTCGACAAGTATGGCAAGAAGTTTGCGACGGATGCGAAGCACAACGTCTACAACGGACCGTTCAAGTTGACCAAGTGGTCCGGGACCTCTGACGACTGGACTTTAACCAAGAATCCGAAGTACTGGGATGCTAAGGTCGTCAAATTACAACACGTTAAGTACAGCGCTGTGAAGGACCCACAAACCGCTTTGAGTCAGTACCAAAGTGGTAAGCTAGACGCAATCTTCCTGAGTGGCCAACAACCTAAGAACTACAAGAATGATAAGGACTTCCATTCACGGGTCAGCTCACGGATCACTTACGTTGAACTGAACCAACGGAAGGATACCATGCTCAAGAACAAGAAGGCCCGCCAAGCCTTATCCATGGTCATCAACCGGCAACAATACGTCAACAAAGTTATGCAAGATGGCTCGAAGGCAGCCACGGGGATCGTTTCCTCTGGGTTAGCTATCCGCAACGGCAAGGACTTCTCTAAGACGGCCTCCGTTCCGTCAGCCACCTCGTACAACTTAGACAAGGCGAAGACCCTTTGGAAGCAAGCCTTAAAGGAAACTGGTCGGAAGAACTACTCGATTACCTTGTTAGCTGACGATACGCCAGCCGGTAAGAGTGCGACTGAGTACATTCAAAGTCAGTGGGCTAAATTGGATAACTTCAAGGTTACCAACTCTAACATTCCTTACAAGACACGGTTATCTCGCTCACAAAATGGTCAATTTGAAGCCGTTGTCAGTGGGTGGAGTGCCGACTTCCCAGACCCAATCACCGACCTGTCCCTATTCACAACCGGGAACACGTACAACAACGGGAGATGGTCTTCCAAAGCTTACGATAAGCTGATTGATGAAGCAACGACGACCAATGCTAACAAGCCTAGTGCCCGGTGGCAGAACCTGGTCGACGCACAGAAGGTTATGCTGAAGGATCAAGGAATCATTCCAGTTTACCAAACGGGGATGCCACAATTGATGAAGTCTAAGGTCAAGGGTGTCGTCTACTTCCCGGTTGGCGCTAACTGGGATTACAGCCGTGCTTACATCGCTAAGTAA
- a CDS encoding peptide ABC transporter substrate-binding protein has translation MKINSAVKLGTVATFAAVLLAACGSSSSSSSEASKQTLNWMENSALPSMDLSTSTDVVSGETENNTNEGLLRFGKNSKTLPGVAKSYTKSKDGKTYTFNLRKSNWSNGDKVTAKDFVYAWQRTVNPKTASQYSYMYAQVKNANAIIAKKKPVSSLGVKAVGDYKLVVTLTQATSYFPALVASPMFFPQNQSVVQKYGKKYATNAASNVYNGPFKLTYWTGTSDNWTLSKNTKYWNAKNVKLKKINFKTMKDPQTSLSQYQSGKLDATYLSGQQPKNYKNSKQYVERKSASTFYIELNEKKDSMMKNKKARQALSLAINRNQFVNKVLADGSTAAKGLVSTGLASKDGKDFNTAAAVPSATTQDLAKAKKLWKQALKETGRKSYSLTLMADDTPAGKNSAEFIQSQWAKLDGLKVTNSNLPFKTRLARSQNGQFDAVISAWGADFPDPISFLSLFTSGNSYNNGKWASKSYDKYVKAASGKDANDASARWNDMVNAQKTILGDQGIIPVYQQGKAQLVKSNVKGLIYFPTGANWDFSSAYISK, from the coding sequence ATGAAGATCAATTCGGCAGTCAAATTAGGGACAGTCGCAACGTTTGCAGCGGTATTGCTGGCAGCGTGTGGCTCATCCTCAAGCAGTTCCAGCGAGGCTAGTAAACAAACCTTAAACTGGATGGAAAACTCAGCATTACCATCAATGGACTTATCTACGTCCACCGACGTTGTTTCAGGGGAAACAGAAAACAACACCAACGAAGGTTTACTGCGTTTCGGTAAGAACAGTAAGACGCTTCCTGGTGTCGCTAAGAGCTATACCAAGTCTAAAGACGGTAAGACTTACACCTTCAACTTACGTAAGTCTAACTGGAGTAACGGTGACAAAGTAACCGCTAAAGACTTCGTTTATGCCTGGCAACGCACCGTCAATCCTAAGACCGCTTCACAATATTCTTACATGTATGCGCAAGTTAAGAACGCTAACGCCATCATTGCCAAGAAGAAGCCTGTCTCTAGTTTAGGGGTTAAGGCAGTTGGCGATTACAAGCTGGTCGTTACCTTGACGCAAGCAACTAGTTACTTCCCAGCACTGGTTGCTAGCCCAATGTTCTTCCCACAGAACCAATCAGTCGTTCAAAAGTACGGTAAGAAGTACGCTACGAACGCTGCCAGCAACGTCTACAACGGCCCATTCAAATTGACTTACTGGACCGGGACGTCTGATAACTGGACCTTGAGCAAAAACACTAAGTACTGGAACGCAAAGAATGTTAAACTAAAGAAGATCAACTTCAAGACGATGAAGGATCCACAAACTTCATTGAGCCAGTACCAGAGTGGCAAGCTTGACGCAACTTACTTGAGTGGTCAACAACCAAAGAATTACAAGAACAGTAAGCAATACGTTGAACGGAAGAGTGCTTCGACCTTCTACATTGAATTGAACGAAAAGAAAGATTCAATGATGAAGAACAAGAAGGCTCGTCAAGCCTTATCATTAGCAATCAACCGGAACCAATTCGTCAACAAGGTCTTAGCTGATGGTTCAACTGCTGCGAAGGGCTTAGTATCAACTGGGTTAGCTTCTAAGGACGGGAAAGACTTCAACACTGCAGCCGCCGTTCCTTCTGCTACCACCCAAGACTTGGCCAAGGCTAAGAAGCTTTGGAAGCAAGCTTTGAAGGAAACTGGTCGGAAGAGCTACTCACTGACCTTGATGGCTGACGATACGCCAGCTGGTAAGAACTCTGCTGAATTCATCCAAAGTCAATGGGCTAAGTTGGATGGTTTGAAGGTTACCAACAGTAACTTACCATTCAAGACTCGGCTTGCTCGTTCACAAAATGGCCAATTCGATGCCGTTATCTCCGCATGGGGTGCCGACTTCCCAGATCCAATCTCATTCTTGTCCCTGTTTACTTCTGGTAATTCATACAACAACGGGAAATGGGCTTCAAAGAGCTACGACAAGTACGTCAAGGCTGCTTCTGGCAAGGATGCCAACGATGCTAGTGCTCGTTGGAATGACATGGTCAACGCACAAAAGACCATCTTGGGCGACCAAGGAATCATCCCCGTTTACCAACAAGGTAAAGCACAATTGGTTAAATCCAATGTTAAGGGCTTGATCTACTTCCCAACCGGCGCTAACTGGGACTTCAGTTCAGCTTACATTTCTAAGTAA
- the opp3b gene encoding oligopeptide ABC transporter permease: MAKYLAKRIFYLVLTLFIVITVTFFLMKLLPGTPLTNQAKLSKSQIALIYEQYGLDKPVWQQYLLYLAGAVRGNFGTSFQFSDQPVSYLLSSRIGPSLQIGLQAMIFGVVIGIIVGSFGAMKQNTWVDTSATFVSILGISIPSFVLAVLLQYYLGLKLGWFPIAEWGGFIYTVLPTLALGATPLAESARFVRTEMVDVLSSDYIELAKAKGLSRTGVIYHHALRNSLIPLITIVGPLAVNIMTGSMVVENIFSIPGIGEQFVKSVLTNDYPTIMGLTIIYSFMLCVVLLFTDILYGIVDPRIRITGKAN, from the coding sequence ATGGCAAAGTACCTAGCAAAGCGGATCTTTTATCTGGTCCTGACCTTATTCATCGTTATTACCGTGACGTTCTTCCTAATGAAGTTGTTACCCGGGACGCCACTGACCAACCAAGCTAAATTGTCCAAGAGTCAGATTGCGCTGATTTATGAACAATATGGTTTGGACAAGCCAGTTTGGCAACAATACCTGCTGTATCTAGCAGGTGCTGTCCGTGGCAACTTCGGAACGTCCTTCCAATTCAGTGACCAACCCGTTTCCTACCTGTTATCAAGTCGGATCGGACCATCCTTGCAGATTGGGCTGCAAGCCATGATTTTCGGGGTTGTCATTGGGATCATCGTTGGGTCATTCGGAGCGATGAAACAAAATACGTGGGTTGATACTTCAGCCACGTTCGTATCGATCTTAGGTATCTCTATTCCTTCCTTCGTCTTGGCCGTCTTACTCCAGTACTACCTGGGGTTAAAGCTCGGTTGGTTCCCAATTGCTGAGTGGGGTGGCTTTATCTACACGGTGCTGCCAACCTTAGCGTTGGGCGCGACGCCGTTAGCTGAGTCGGCCCGGTTCGTCCGAACCGAAATGGTCGACGTGCTCAGTTCGGATTACATCGAACTGGCCAAGGCCAAGGGATTGAGTCGCACGGGGGTTATTTACCACCATGCGTTGCGGAACAGTTTAATTCCTTTGATTACGATTGTTGGACCGTTAGCCGTAAACATCATGACTGGGTCGATGGTTGTTGAAAACATCTTCTCCATTCCTGGTATCGGGGAACAATTCGTCAAGTCCGTCTTGACCAACGATTACCCAACCATTATGGGACTGACCATCATCTATTCATTTATGCTCTGTGTCGTTCTGTTGTTCACCGATATCCTTTACGGAATCGTTGACCCACGGATTCGGATCACAGGAAAGGCTAACTAG
- a CDS encoding ABC transporter permease produces the protein MADTVKLPEDSFKPISADDRTALDSEKIAAPSLTFAQDAWRRLRNNKGAWISLIVLAVVFIMAFGSIFVSPHDPNAVNPSYANLPSKIPGVGINGFNGTLVQAGQRVDAYKQAGASNLHYIMGTDYLGRDLFSRVLYGTRISLIIALVATLFDLTIGVTYGMFSGWKGGRIDTIMQRIIEIILSIPNLVVIVLLILILKPGMTSIIIAIALTSWTNMARLVRAQTMELKEQEFILAARTLGERPMQIAFKHLLPNLSSVIIINTMFTIPNAIFFEATLSYIGIGISSPQASLGTLLNDGQKNFQFLPYQMWWPALVLSIIMLAFNLLGDGLRDAFDPRTKE, from the coding sequence ATGGCAGATACAGTAAAACTCCCTGAAGATAGCTTTAAGCCGATTTCGGCCGATGACCGGACGGCGTTAGACAGTGAAAAAATTGCGGCACCTTCTTTAACCTTCGCCCAAGACGCATGGCGGCGGTTACGGAATAACAAAGGGGCTTGGATCTCACTGATTGTGCTGGCCGTTGTGTTCATCATGGCCTTCGGTTCAATCTTTGTCTCACCACACGATCCCAACGCCGTTAATCCTTCCTATGCCAACTTGCCATCCAAGATCCCCGGTGTCGGTATCAATGGCTTCAACGGGACCTTAGTTCAGGCTGGTCAACGGGTCGACGCCTACAAACAAGCGGGCGCTTCAAACTTACATTACATCATGGGGACCGACTACTTAGGCCGGGACTTGTTCTCACGGGTCCTCTACGGGACACGGATTTCTCTGATCATCGCGTTAGTTGCGACCCTCTTTGATTTGACGATTGGGGTCACGTACGGGATGTTCTCAGGATGGAAGGGTGGTCGCATTGATACCATCATGCAACGGATCATTGAAATCATCCTGTCCATCCCTAACTTAGTTGTGATTGTGTTACTGATCTTGATCCTGAAACCAGGGATGACCTCGATCATCATCGCCATCGCGCTGACGTCCTGGACCAACATGGCCCGGCTAGTCCGAGCGCAGACGATGGAGTTAAAGGAGCAGGAATTCATCCTAGCGGCGAGAACGCTGGGAGAACGGCCGATGCAGATTGCCTTTAAGCACCTGCTCCCGAACTTGTCGAGTGTGATCATCATCAATACGATGTTCACGATTCCCAACGCCATCTTCTTTGAAGCCACCTTGTCCTACATTGGGATTGGGATTTCCTCACCACAGGCTTCACTAGGGACGTTGTTGAACGATGGGCAGAAGAACTTCCAGTTCTTACCATATCAAATGTGGTGGCCAGCTCTGGTCCTTTCCATCATCATGTTAGCCTTTAACCTCTTAGGTGATGGCTTGCGGGATGCCTTTGACCCACGGACGAAAGAGTAG
- a CDS encoding ABC transporter ATP-binding protein: MENEKNILEVRNLQVNFKTYAGDVKAIRDVSFDLRKGETLAIVGESGSGKSVTTRTIMGLNASNADIASGSIKYKGEDLLKKSEKEMEAIRGQDIAEIFQDPMTSLDPTMKIGRQIAEPLMVHKGMKKEKALAQALEMMKLVGITDAENRINDYPHQFSGGMRQRIVIAIALVNYPEILIADEPTTALDVTIQAQILNLMKELQDKISTSIIFITHDLGVVAGMADRVAVMYAGKIVEYGTVDEIFYNPKHPYTWGLLSSMPTMDTGGDELPSIPGTPPDLLDPPKGDAFAARNAYALKIDTEKEPPFFKVSDTHYAATWLMHPDAPEVTPPAQIVARQKKYAEMQAKLVQTQRTTGPVEEEEEQQ, encoded by the coding sequence ATGGAGAACGAAAAAAACATTTTGGAAGTACGCAACCTTCAGGTAAATTTCAAAACCTATGCCGGTGACGTTAAGGCTATTCGGGACGTGAGTTTTGATTTACGTAAGGGTGAAACCCTCGCAATCGTTGGTGAATCTGGTTCTGGTAAGTCCGTTACAACGCGGACTATCATGGGCTTGAATGCTTCCAACGCTGACATTGCTAGTGGGAGTATCAAGTACAAGGGCGAAGACCTTTTAAAGAAGTCGGAAAAGGAAATGGAAGCCATTCGGGGACAAGATATCGCCGAAATCTTCCAAGACCCAATGACGTCTTTGGACCCAACCATGAAGATTGGTCGGCAAATTGCCGAACCCCTGATGGTGCATAAGGGTATGAAGAAAGAAAAAGCCTTGGCTCAAGCCTTGGAAATGATGAAATTAGTTGGGATCACTGACGCCGAAAACCGGATCAATGATTATCCGCACCAATTCTCTGGTGGGATGCGGCAACGGATTGTGATTGCGATTGCGTTGGTCAACTACCCAGAAATTCTGATTGCCGACGAACCCACGACCGCTTTGGACGTGACGATTCAGGCGCAGATTTTGAACTTGATGAAAGAGTTGCAAGATAAAATCTCAACCTCTATCATTTTCATCACCCATGATCTGGGTGTTGTGGCTGGGATGGCCGACCGGGTTGCCGTTATGTACGCGGGTAAAATCGTGGAATACGGAACGGTTGATGAAATCTTCTACAACCCCAAGCACCCCTACACGTGGGGCCTGTTAAGCTCGATGCCAACTATGGATACTGGTGGGGATGAATTACCATCAATTCCTGGGACGCCACCTGACTTATTGGACCCACCAAAGGGAGACGCTTTTGCCGCCCGGAATGCGTATGCTTTAAAGATTGACACTGAGAAGGAACCACCTTTCTTCAAGGTTTCCGACACGCACTACGCTGCCACTTGGTTGATGCACCCAGATGCTCCTGAAGTCACACCACCCGCACAAATCGTGGCGCGGCAGAAGAAGTACGCTGAGATGCAAGCTAAATTGGTACAAACACAACGGACAACTGGTCCGGTTGAAGAAGAGGAGGAACAGCAATAA
- a CDS encoding ABC transporter ATP-binding protein — MDYENAEKILEVKHLKQYFNVGKKDEVRAVDDISFDIYKGETFGLVGESGSGKTTTGRAIIHLYEPTSGEILFNGKNVDNFKSKSDQREFRQDMQMIFQDPYASLNPRMKVKDIVAEGIDINHLAKDDADRSKRVEDLLETVGLNKDHSSRYPHEFSGGQRQRIGIARALAVDPKFVIADEPISALDVSIQAQVVNLMKKLQREQGLTYLFIAHDLSMVKYISDRIGVMHYGRMLEIADSDEIYAHPLHDYTKSLLSAVPIPDPEFERTREEISYDGSGENDGKERHLVEISPRHWVRAADDEIDMYTKRAHAASLIHD, encoded by the coding sequence ATGGATTATGAAAATGCCGAGAAAATCCTCGAGGTCAAGCACCTCAAACAATACTTCAACGTGGGCAAGAAGGATGAAGTCCGAGCCGTTGATGATATCTCTTTTGATATCTACAAGGGTGAAACCTTTGGACTAGTTGGTGAATCCGGTTCTGGGAAGACCACGACCGGACGGGCCATTATTCACTTGTACGAACCAACGTCTGGTGAAATCCTGTTCAACGGGAAAAACGTCGATAACTTTAAGAGTAAGTCTGACCAACGTGAATTCCGTCAGGACATGCAGATGATCTTCCAAGATCCCTACGCCTCACTGAACCCTCGGATGAAGGTCAAGGACATTGTGGCTGAAGGAATTGATATCAACCACTTGGCCAAAGACGATGCCGACCGTTCCAAGCGGGTGGAAGACCTGTTGGAAACTGTTGGGTTGAACAAAGATCACTCCAGTCGTTACCCCCATGAGTTCTCAGGTGGGCAACGGCAACGGATTGGGATTGCACGGGCTTTGGCCGTGGATCCTAAGTTCGTGATTGCCGATGAACCAATCTCCGCTTTGGACGTTTCCATTCAAGCCCAAGTGGTTAACTTGATGAAGAAGCTTCAGCGAGAACAGGGTTTAACGTACCTGTTCATCGCCCATGACCTCTCAATGGTGAAGTATATTTCCGATCGAATCGGGGTTATGCACTACGGCCGGATGTTAGAGATCGCCGACTCTGACGAAATCTACGCCCACCCACTGCACGACTACACCAAGAGTTTACTGTCTGCCGTCCCAATTCCTGATCCAGAGTTCGAACGGACTCGTGAGGAAATTTCGTACGACGGTTCCGGTGAAAATGATGGGAAGGAACGTCACTTAGTTGAAATTTCTCCTCGTCACTGGGTTCGGGCTGCTGATGATGAAATCGATATGTACACCAAGCGGGCCCATGCCGCGTCCTTAATTCATGATTAG
- a CDS encoding histidine phosphatase family protein, with protein MATVDLYLVRHGQTFLNKYHRIQGWSDSPLTDKGIADAKRAGERLAHIPFAAAFASDTTRAQNTAKSILAANSTPVTLTTEPAFREENFGFFEGLDTSFTWHTLGSPVGLDSFNAMIAKLTIEKTKDMFRAQDPYGDAEDNATYWARLQPGLDRAVATAADGDKILIATHSTTIRSIVSKFSDKIDISVPVDNGSITKLTVTDGQYHVDFYNNTEGKLK; from the coding sequence ATGGCAACAGTTGACCTATATTTGGTGCGGCACGGCCAAACCTTTTTAAATAAATACCACCGAATTCAAGGGTGGTCCGACTCCCCGCTGACCGATAAGGGAATCGCCGACGCCAAACGCGCCGGCGAGCGGTTGGCACACATTCCATTCGCAGCGGCTTTCGCTAGTGACACGACCCGAGCGCAAAACACGGCTAAGAGTATTCTGGCCGCTAACAGTACGCCAGTGACCCTGACCACGGAACCCGCCTTTCGGGAAGAAAACTTCGGCTTCTTTGAAGGCCTCGATACCAGCTTCACCTGGCACACGCTGGGATCTCCAGTTGGGCTAGACTCCTTCAACGCCATGATTGCCAAGTTAACTATTGAAAAAACCAAAGACATGTTTCGGGCGCAAGACCCCTACGGTGATGCTGAAGATAACGCCACCTACTGGGCCCGTCTTCAACCTGGATTAGACCGCGCCGTGGCTACCGCTGCGGACGGCGACAAGATTCTGATTGCAACGCACAGTACGACTATCCGGAGTATCGTGTCGAAGTTTTCCGATAAGATCGACATCTCCGTTCCCGTTGACAATGGTAGTATCACCAAGCTGACGGTTACCGACGGCCAGTATCACGTTGATTTCTACAACAATACTGAGGGGAAACTTAAGTAG
- a CDS encoding cation:proton antiporter: protein MDQVSLLIILTAALVTPLVMAKFKLTVLPTAVVEILVGILLGPSILNVVHSNNTLSLLSNTGVIFLMFLSGMEIDFSLFGRRKRPQTPLAAKVAGSAPRYSPVFLAVTSYAAIVVCALLLGFICQWTGLFKDPWLAAIIFMTISLGIVIATLKEKELLSKPFGQTILLIAALGEIVPLFSLTIYASIFGDSSKSLWLLLLVFLAAGVLFRRFKPFFTFFESINKSTTQLDIRLAFFLIFSMVVIAESVGAEGILGAFVAGIVMKLLQPQEDTRVRLDGIGYGFFIPIFFMMSGAELNLRTLLADPATLLLIPAFFAAYLLAKVGVYFVLRLRFKCGNAFAGTAITATTITMVLAVLQVAKTMKVVTTQQSGAFLLAAILTCVLGPLLFNTGYSAEAEDLKKSTVHFIGTNLLTVPVAQQLANSWYDITMYTDKAANYKTYNSEVNVELLDSLEVADAEQKDAFDADIVVLGHFNATKNFELAKAAKAYGVNRVIARFEDRNILDEREDELIDLGIEVYNTPNVNIAMLRSLIETPTTLRLLTSSTSAVYEVALRNRRYTDQAIHSLDFVGDVTISQIFRDGHFVRPTGATTLKFNDRIIFTSTPEKAREIRRELGILN from the coding sequence ATGGACCAAGTTTCCTTGTTAATTATCTTAACCGCCGCGTTGGTCACGCCGCTAGTCATGGCGAAATTCAAGCTCACCGTACTACCGACCGCCGTCGTGGAAATCCTCGTGGGTATCCTGTTAGGACCCAGCATTTTAAACGTTGTCCACAGCAACAATACGTTAAGTCTCTTATCAAACACGGGAGTCATCTTCCTGATGTTTCTGAGTGGGATGGAAATTGATTTCAGCCTATTCGGTCGTCGCAAACGCCCGCAAACCCCGTTGGCCGCCAAAGTTGCCGGGAGCGCCCCGCGCTATTCACCCGTTTTCTTAGCGGTCACCAGTTACGCGGCCATCGTCGTCTGTGCCCTGCTCCTGGGTTTCATTTGCCAGTGGACTGGCCTTTTCAAGGACCCGTGGTTGGCCGCCATTATCTTCATGACCATTTCGTTAGGCATCGTCATTGCCACGCTCAAGGAAAAGGAGCTCCTGAGTAAGCCCTTTGGCCAGACCATACTCCTGATTGCTGCCTTGGGCGAAATCGTTCCTCTGTTTTCGTTGACCATCTACGCCTCAATCTTCGGCGACAGCAGTAAATCCCTGTGGCTCCTCCTACTCGTCTTCTTGGCCGCTGGGGTCCTGTTCCGCCGGTTCAAGCCCTTCTTTACCTTCTTCGAGTCCATCAACAAATCCACCACGCAGCTCGACATTCGCCTAGCTTTCTTCCTCATCTTTAGCATGGTCGTCATTGCCGAATCTGTCGGGGCTGAAGGGATTCTAGGTGCCTTCGTGGCTGGTATTGTGATGAAACTACTTCAACCGCAGGAGGACACTCGTGTGCGCCTAGACGGGATTGGCTACGGCTTCTTTATCCCCATCTTCTTCATGATGAGTGGGGCCGAGTTGAACCTGCGGACCTTGCTGGCAGACCCAGCCACTCTGTTGCTGATTCCAGCATTCTTTGCCGCCTACCTGTTAGCCAAGGTCGGTGTCTACTTTGTTCTCCGTTTACGTTTCAAATGCGGCAACGCCTTCGCCGGCACCGCCATTACCGCCACGACGATCACCATGGTTCTGGCCGTCTTACAAGTCGCCAAGACGATGAAGGTCGTCACAACCCAACAGTCCGGCGCCTTCCTGCTGGCGGCCATTCTGACCTGTGTGCTGGGGCCACTCCTGTTCAACACCGGCTATTCTGCCGAAGCCGAAGATCTCAAAAAATCGACGGTCCACTTTATTGGCACCAACCTCCTTACGGTGCCCGTAGCCCAGCAGCTAGCCAATAGTTGGTACGACATCACCATGTACACCGACAAGGCCGCCAACTACAAAACTTACAATTCCGAGGTCAACGTTGAACTCTTAGACTCCCTAGAAGTTGCCGACGCTGAGCAGAAGGACGCCTTTGACGCTGACATCGTGGTGCTCGGCCATTTCAATGCCACCAAGAATTTCGAGTTAGCCAAGGCCGCTAAAGCTTACGGTGTCAATCGAGTCATTGCCCGCTTTGAAGACCGCAACATCCTCGACGAACGGGAGGATGAGCTGATCGACTTAGGAATTGAAGTCTACAACACACCGAACGTCAATATCGCAATGCTCAGAAGCCTGATTGAAACGCCAACAACGTTACGTCTGTTGACCTCCTCGACCTCGGCTGTCTACGAAGTGGCCCTCCGCAACCGCCGTTACACGGACCAAGCTATCCACAGTCTAGACTTTGTCGGCGACGTCACCATCAGTCAGATTTTCCGGGACGGTCACTTTGTCCGCCCAACCGGTGCTACCACGTTGAAATTTAATGACCGCATCATCTTCACCAGCACACCAGAAAAGGCTCGTGAAATTCGGCGCGAACTAGGCATCCTCAACTAG